A single window of Mycolicibacterium aurum DNA harbors:
- a CDS encoding SDR family NAD(P)-dependent oxidoreductase, producing the protein MSLRDNTSPIVVVIGATSGIGHEAALAYARRNARLVLASRSEDALQDVADECRSTGAPAVAVFATDISDADQVQDLFDFAVARFGRFDVVAQCAAVTAFGRFEDLPVGVFDGVVKTNLLGAANVARSALDHFQFRGAGHLILVGSLLGVTAVPYQSPYVLSKFAMGALVRVLRQENRHLPGIRIHGVYPGPVDTPVYGTAGNFYGHAPRVPPTADAPAFVAAAIVRASDRDRSSERQVGLVNLPAIILYRVIPSLFDAVIGPLIRAASFESEPIESTTGNVFNGAPTVLPRRGPTGHDRPAG; encoded by the coding sequence ATGAGTCTGCGAGACAACACGTCCCCGATCGTCGTCGTCATCGGCGCCACGAGTGGAATCGGCCACGAAGCTGCCCTGGCCTACGCCCGCAGGAACGCGCGTCTGGTGCTGGCATCTCGCTCCGAGGATGCGCTGCAGGACGTCGCCGACGAATGCCGTTCCACCGGCGCGCCGGCTGTCGCCGTTTTCGCCACCGACATCTCCGACGCCGATCAGGTACAGGACCTTTTCGACTTCGCCGTGGCCCGGTTCGGCCGGTTCGACGTCGTGGCACAGTGTGCCGCGGTGACGGCATTCGGCCGGTTCGAGGATCTACCCGTCGGGGTCTTCGACGGCGTGGTCAAGACCAACCTTCTCGGGGCGGCGAACGTGGCGCGCTCGGCGCTCGACCATTTTCAGTTTCGCGGCGCCGGACATCTGATACTGGTCGGATCCCTTCTCGGCGTGACCGCCGTGCCCTACCAATCGCCCTACGTTCTCAGCAAGTTCGCCATGGGTGCACTGGTTCGCGTTCTGCGCCAGGAGAATCGGCACCTGCCCGGCATCCGGATCCACGGTGTCTACCCTGGTCCGGTCGACACGCCTGTCTACGGGACCGCGGGCAATTTCTACGGGCACGCACCGCGGGTACCCCCGACTGCCGACGCCCCCGCCTTCGTCGCCGCCGCGATCGTGCGCGCCAGCGACCGCGACCGCTCCAGCGAACGCCAGGTCGGCCTGGTCAATCTCCCGGCGATCATTCTCTATCGCGTGATTCCGTCGCTGTTCGACGCAGTCATCGGGCCGTTGATCCGGGCGGCGTCGTTCGAGTCGGAGCCGATCGAATCCACCACCGGCAACGTGTTCAACGGCGCGCCAACGGTTCTCCCCCGGCGGGGGCCGACCGGTCACGACCGTCCCGCCGGGTGA
- a CDS encoding cutinase family protein, whose product MGLSNRLSGSGRLAAAVCVSMMIMSLAPPVAGAQPAVPPLPPPPAPSAQPPVAPGPAPGPVPAAAPVTAPAPGCPDVEVVFARGTTEAPGLGAMGQAFVDDLRSRLGGTTVGVYAVDYPASPDFPTAVEGITDASTHVQEMAMNCPDTKLVLGGYSQGAAVMGFVTTELIPDGVTASEVPAPMPPDIANHVSAVTLLGTPSDRFMNVIKQPAVTIGPLYEPKTIELCVPNDFVCSPGNDIGAHARYVSDGLVMQAADFAAGKVAEAAPDS is encoded by the coding sequence ATGGGCTTGTCGAATCGTCTCAGTGGTTCAGGACGCCTCGCCGCGGCAGTCTGCGTCAGCATGATGATCATGTCGCTGGCGCCGCCGGTCGCGGGCGCGCAGCCAGCGGTCCCACCGCTGCCACCACCGCCGGCGCCGTCGGCGCAGCCGCCTGTCGCGCCGGGGCCCGCACCGGGCCCGGTTCCGGCGGCAGCACCCGTGACAGCGCCGGCGCCGGGTTGTCCCGACGTCGAGGTCGTCTTTGCACGGGGCACCACGGAAGCGCCCGGCCTGGGCGCGATGGGCCAGGCCTTCGTCGACGACCTGCGGTCCAGGCTCGGCGGCACGACCGTGGGGGTGTACGCCGTCGACTATCCGGCCAGCCCCGACTTCCCCACCGCCGTTGAGGGCATCACCGACGCCAGCACGCACGTGCAGGAGATGGCGATGAACTGCCCCGACACCAAGCTGGTACTGGGCGGCTATTCCCAGGGCGCGGCTGTGATGGGCTTCGTGACAACGGAACTGATACCCGACGGGGTGACGGCCTCGGAGGTTCCGGCGCCGATGCCGCCCGACATCGCCAATCACGTCTCGGCGGTGACTCTTCTCGGCACACCGTCGGACCGATTCATGAACGTGATCAAACAGCCGGCCGTGACTATTGGCCCGCTCTACGAACCCAAGACGATCGAGTTGTGTGTGCCCAACGATTTCGTGTGCTCGCCGGGCAACGACATCGGCGCACACGCCCGATACGTCTCCGACGGTCTGGTGATGCAAGCCGCCGACTTCGCCGCCGGCAAGGTCGCCGAAGCGGCGCCCGACTCTTAA
- a CDS encoding GlsB/YeaQ/YmgE family stress response membrane protein, whose translation MIGTILGAVVVGLIVGALARLIMPGKQSIGVIMTVLLGAIGSFLGAWVSYKLGYSNANGGFEFIPFLVGIIFAVVLIAIYVGITGRRGASPRTTR comes from the coding sequence ATGATTGGAACCATTCTCGGCGCCGTTGTCGTCGGGCTCATCGTCGGCGCCCTGGCTCGGCTGATCATGCCCGGCAAACAGAGCATCGGCGTGATCATGACGGTGCTGCTGGGCGCCATCGGTTCGTTCCTGGGTGCGTGGGTGTCATACAAGCTGGGCTATTCGAACGCCAACGGTGGCTTCGAATTCATCCCGTTCCTCGTCGGCATCATCTTCGCCGTCGTTCTGATCGCCATCTACGTCGGAATCACGGGACGTCGCGGCGCGTCGCCGCGCACAACACGGTGA
- a CDS encoding alpha/beta hydrolase: MVIQDYAPGRAVDLVGDMSAPTVLMWHGMQTDSRAALLPLATLLADHGVGVAVADWDSHADDGGRADLLNSIDFARQFVRASTGLTLVGWSMGGVAAAGLTIHSTDFDVPLVHTVCLGGAFMARDPISGEHLGEGLRSQGGGSPFTLLHGVRDDVVPVTASREFAADLGRGGWPVTLVELDTDHGGIAGARYDADVDQYFPADDAQTRATAAGVAGLIAAAMGV; the protein is encoded by the coding sequence ATGGTGATTCAGGACTACGCCCCGGGACGAGCGGTCGATCTTGTCGGAGACATGTCGGCGCCGACTGTGCTGATGTGGCACGGCATGCAGACCGACTCCCGTGCCGCGCTGCTGCCGCTGGCAACGTTGCTCGCCGACCACGGCGTCGGGGTGGCGGTCGCCGACTGGGATTCCCATGCCGACGACGGAGGACGCGCGGACCTTCTGAACTCCATCGACTTCGCTCGCCAATTCGTCCGAGCGTCAACGGGTTTGACCCTGGTGGGCTGGTCCATGGGTGGCGTGGCGGCGGCGGGGCTGACGATCCATTCGACGGACTTCGATGTGCCGCTGGTGCACACCGTCTGCCTCGGTGGCGCGTTCATGGCGCGCGACCCGATCTCCGGTGAGCACCTCGGCGAAGGATTGAGGTCGCAGGGCGGCGGATCGCCGTTCACGTTGCTGCACGGGGTGCGTGACGACGTCGTTCCCGTCACGGCGAGCAGGGAATTCGCGGCCGACCTCGGGCGGGGCGGTTGGCCGGTGACACTCGTCGAGCTCGACACCGACCACGGCGGGATCGCCGGCGCGCGATACGACGCGGACGTCGATCAGTACTTTCCAGCCGACGATGCGCAGACCCGTGCGACGGCGGCGGGTGTCGCCGGGCTGATCGCAGCCGCCATGGGCGTCTGA
- a CDS encoding DUF2252 domain-containing protein: protein MATVNSAPTRPEPTRHTVLADTDSGAYHSLRQRPVTRAQRYELGKSLRKRVPRRSLADWTLRPDRPDPIRLIEDNHRGRVDRLIPVRVGRMIASPYGFLRGTAVVMADDVAHLPTTGINPVVCGDSHLGNFGFYASPERDLVIDLNDFDEAHPGGWEWDLRRLVASIWVAGRHNGASEDDCGAAVHSCVSAYRLELRRLADEPLFSRSFTRLDVDRLAGETAGPLADEVRRSANRARHRTSDRALPRFTQEVDGVRTIVEEPPLITRLPAQEADALAEALDDYLPTLSTHWRRVLGGYTLLDVAHKVVGVGSVGLRAYVALLEGSSPEDVVFLQLKQARRSVLARYVHGESAWHAHQGQRVVEYQQALQTVSDPLLGWTTVNGLQFYVRQFRNMKGTIPLDAMDGKALIDYTAVVGQLLAKGHARTSGASMIAGYMGRSEKVEEALSVFACRYADQTEADHAALVTAVECGRLPVERGV, encoded by the coding sequence ATGGCAACCGTGAACAGTGCCCCCACGCGTCCCGAGCCGACCAGACACACCGTGCTGGCCGACACCGACAGCGGCGCCTATCACTCACTGCGGCAGCGCCCGGTCACCAGGGCGCAGCGATATGAGCTCGGTAAGAGCCTGCGCAAGCGGGTGCCGAGGCGGTCGCTGGCGGACTGGACGCTACGGCCGGACCGGCCGGACCCGATACGTCTGATCGAGGACAATCACCGAGGCCGGGTGGACCGGCTCATTCCCGTGCGGGTCGGGCGCATGATCGCGTCCCCCTACGGCTTTCTTCGCGGCACTGCCGTGGTGATGGCCGACGACGTGGCGCATCTCCCCACGACAGGGATCAACCCGGTGGTGTGCGGTGACTCGCACCTGGGCAACTTCGGCTTCTACGCCTCGCCGGAACGCGACCTGGTCATCGACCTCAACGACTTCGACGAAGCGCACCCTGGTGGCTGGGAATGGGACCTACGGCGGTTGGTGGCGAGCATCTGGGTGGCGGGACGCCACAACGGCGCCTCCGAGGACGACTGTGGCGCCGCGGTCCACTCGTGCGTGTCCGCCTATCGCCTGGAGCTGCGACGGCTGGCCGACGAGCCGTTGTTCTCCCGTTCCTTCACCCGGCTGGACGTCGACCGGCTGGCCGGGGAGACGGCAGGGCCGCTCGCCGACGAAGTGCGGCGGTCGGCCAATCGGGCCCGCCACCGCACGAGTGACCGGGCGCTGCCACGGTTCACCCAGGAAGTCGACGGCGTCCGCACGATCGTCGAGGAGCCGCCGCTGATCACCCGGCTGCCGGCGCAGGAGGCCGACGCGTTGGCCGAGGCGCTCGACGACTACCTACCGACGCTGTCCACCCACTGGCGACGTGTGCTGGGCGGCTACACCCTCCTCGACGTCGCGCACAAGGTGGTCGGGGTGGGCAGCGTAGGCCTGCGCGCCTACGTCGCCCTGCTGGAAGGTTCGTCACCCGAGGACGTCGTGTTCCTGCAACTCAAGCAGGCGCGCCGCTCGGTCCTGGCGCGATACGTGCACGGCGAATCGGCGTGGCACGCGCATCAGGGGCAGCGGGTGGTCGAGTACCAGCAGGCGCTGCAGACAGTCAGTGATCCACTGCTGGGCTGGACGACGGTGAACGGCCTGCAGTTCTACGTCCGCCAGTTCCGGAACATGAAGGGCACCATCCCGTTGGACGCGATGGACGGTAAGGCGCTGATCGACTACACGGCGGTGGTCGGGCAGCTGCTCGCCAAGGGGCACGCCAGGACCAGTGGCGCCTCGATGATCGCCGGCTACATGGGGCGCTCGGAGAAGGTGGAGGAGGCGCTGAGCGTGTTCGCCTGCCGCTACGCCGACCAGACCGAAGCCGACCACGCCGCGCTGGTGACGGCGGTCGAGTGCGGCCGGTTGCCGGTCGAGCGCGGGGTGTAG
- a CDS encoding SDR family NAD(P)-dependent oxidoreductase yields the protein MSQGSGRLAEKSAVITGAAFGIGRATAVRFANEGARLIVTDVQGEPLRALADELRSAGAQVETVVGDVSVESDARQMIAAAIERYGRLDVLVANAGIIPLGDVLEMTVSDWDEVMAIDGRGMFLTCKFAIEAMLTTGGGAIVCLSSISGLAGQKRQAAYGPAKFVATGLTQHLAVEWAEQGIRVNAVAPGTIRTERVLRLPEEPGGSEYLAEIERMHPMGRIGEPDEVASAIVFLASDDASFITGAVLPVDGGYLAQ from the coding sequence GTGAGCCAAGGATCGGGACGCCTCGCCGAAAAATCCGCAGTGATCACCGGGGCGGCGTTCGGCATCGGTCGGGCCACCGCCGTGCGCTTCGCCAACGAAGGCGCGCGGCTGATCGTGACCGATGTCCAGGGCGAGCCGCTGCGGGCGCTTGCCGACGAACTTCGGAGCGCCGGCGCCCAGGTGGAGACAGTTGTCGGCGACGTCTCGGTCGAGTCTGACGCGAGGCAGATGATCGCGGCGGCGATCGAGCGCTACGGGCGTCTCGACGTGCTGGTCGCCAACGCCGGCATCATCCCGCTCGGCGACGTGCTGGAGATGACAGTCTCCGACTGGGACGAGGTGATGGCCATCGACGGGCGCGGCATGTTCCTCACGTGCAAGTTCGCGATCGAGGCGATGCTGACGACCGGCGGCGGAGCCATCGTCTGCCTGTCCTCGATCTCGGGACTGGCCGGACAGAAGCGGCAGGCAGCGTATGGCCCCGCCAAGTTCGTGGCCACCGGACTGACTCAGCACTTGGCCGTGGAGTGGGCGGAGCAGGGAATCAGGGTCAACGCCGTCGCGCCCGGAACCATTCGGACCGAGCGGGTTCTGCGGCTGCCGGAGGAGCCGGGTGGCTCGGAGTACCTGGCGGAGATCGAGCGGATGCATCCGATGGGCCGCATCGGCGAGCCGGACGAGGTCGCGAGCGCCATCGTGTTCCTGGCCTCCGACGACGCATCCTTCATCACCGGCGCGGTCTTGCCCGTCGACGGGGGATACCTGGCGCAGTAG
- a CDS encoding IF2 family translation initiation factor: protein MSITTVPFAVLGFQYRIARFPLQLIEDRVMARMDAEAPARLFYERTLGMLDAAVGGALGDSELETRGSALAERSDALSRAAKLDAAATQKQQRADAQAKTKVDGAINDQKQAKEAKERDVQDARTQAEQRKKAAAEDAQKRADAAKRQVDEVAAQRKNSVEDAKRKEQARIRAEEEKATSAAKSKLDDAKAKSDAAESKRAQADRLEQLADAEKQKRRTARATEN from the coding sequence ATGAGCATCACCACAGTCCCGTTCGCAGTCTTGGGATTTCAGTACCGCATCGCCCGTTTCCCCCTCCAGTTGATCGAGGACCGGGTCATGGCCCGGATGGACGCGGAAGCACCCGCTCGGCTGTTCTACGAGCGCACGCTCGGCATGCTCGACGCGGCTGTCGGTGGCGCGCTGGGTGATTCGGAGCTGGAGACCCGTGGGTCCGCACTCGCCGAGCGCAGCGACGCCTTGAGCCGGGCTGCCAAGCTCGATGCGGCCGCCACACAGAAGCAGCAGCGCGCCGATGCGCAGGCGAAGACCAAGGTCGACGGCGCGATCAACGACCAGAAGCAGGCCAAGGAAGCCAAGGAGCGCGACGTCCAGGACGCGCGCACTCAGGCCGAGCAGCGCAAGAAGGCTGCCGCCGAGGACGCCCAGAAGCGTGCCGATGCGGCGAAGCGGCAGGTCGACGAAGTTGCTGCACAGCGCAAGAACTCCGTCGAGGACGCCAAGCGCAAGGAGCAGGCCCGCATTCGGGCGGAGGAGGAGAAGGCCACCTCAGCCGCGAAGTCCAAGTTGGACGACGCCAAGGCCAAGAGTGACGCCGCCGAAAGCAAACGCGCACAGGCGGACCGACTCGAGCAGCTCGCTGACGCCGAGAAGCAGAAGCGTCGCACAGCGCGAGCTACCGAGAACTGA
- a CDS encoding CsbD family protein, which produces MTEHDKAGQARKGLIDSVKGKAKEVVGAVTGNDSLTAEGQLEQTQAAERKEANSVEAVADAEAELARAEAADARLAGAQERATVNAEAAAVEGSVRAQQDAQKRTAEAAEAQKAAAAKAQAEADAQREVEQARAQERVDVRAAADEVVEAAAEQQTAERITENAHEQAEENRARAARLTNEADLP; this is translated from the coding sequence ATGACAGAGCACGACAAGGCCGGCCAGGCACGCAAAGGCCTGATCGACTCGGTGAAGGGCAAGGCGAAGGAAGTTGTCGGCGCGGTAACCGGCAACGATTCGCTGACCGCTGAGGGACAACTCGAGCAGACGCAGGCAGCAGAGCGCAAGGAAGCCAACAGTGTTGAGGCCGTCGCCGACGCCGAGGCAGAACTGGCTCGCGCCGAGGCAGCCGATGCGAGACTGGCCGGCGCTCAAGAGCGCGCGACCGTGAACGCCGAGGCTGCAGCGGTGGAAGGCTCCGTCCGCGCCCAGCAGGATGCGCAGAAGCGCACCGCCGAAGCCGCCGAAGCGCAGAAGGCTGCGGCAGCGAAGGCGCAGGCCGAGGCAGACGCTCAACGCGAGGTCGAGCAGGCCAGGGCACAGGAACGTGTCGACGTCAGGGCCGCTGCCGACGAGGTCGTGGAGGCCGCCGCCGAGCAGCAGACCGCCGAGCGCATCACCGAGAACGCTCACGAGCAAGCCGAAGAGAACCGGGCGCGCGCCGCCCGTCTGACCAACGAAGCCGACCTGCCTTGA
- a CDS encoding NYN domain-containing protein: MTDSGATRVAVYLDFDNIVISRYDQVNGRNSFQRDKAKAPDDAAERLARATVDVGAIIDFASSFGTLVLTRAYADWSAEINAGYRGQLVGRAVDLVQLFPAAAYGKNGADIRLAVDAVEDMFRLPDLTHVVIVGGDSDYIALAQRCKRLGRYVVGIGVAGSSSRMLAAACDEFVSYDALPGVPVFEPTPAAEDKPAPRRRSGKSKADVPGESDAPAEQDAPDEPDPQAAATGLLTRALRIGLEKDDADWLHNSAVKAQMKRMDPSFSEKSLGFRSFSDFLRSRSEVVELDESSTTRLVRLRDGQ; encoded by the coding sequence ATGACCGACTCCGGCGCCACCCGTGTTGCGGTGTATCTCGACTTCGACAACATCGTGATCTCCAGGTACGACCAGGTGAACGGCCGCAATTCGTTTCAGCGCGACAAGGCCAAGGCTCCCGACGATGCCGCGGAGCGGCTGGCCCGCGCCACCGTCGACGTCGGCGCGATCATCGACTTCGCGTCGTCTTTCGGCACGCTGGTGTTGACCCGCGCCTACGCCGACTGGTCGGCCGAGATCAACGCCGGCTACCGCGGTCAGCTGGTGGGACGAGCGGTCGACCTGGTGCAGCTGTTTCCCGCGGCGGCATACGGGAAGAACGGCGCCGACATCCGACTCGCCGTCGACGCGGTCGAGGACATGTTCCGCCTGCCCGACCTGACGCATGTGGTGATCGTCGGCGGCGACTCCGACTACATCGCGCTGGCTCAACGCTGCAAGCGCCTGGGGCGGTATGTGGTGGGTATCGGGGTGGCCGGCTCCTCCAGCCGGATGCTGGCGGCCGCCTGCGACGAGTTCGTCAGCTACGACGCGTTGCCCGGCGTCCCGGTGTTCGAGCCGACGCCCGCGGCGGAGGACAAGCCCGCGCCCCGACGACGGTCCGGGAAGTCGAAGGCCGACGTCCCCGGGGAGTCGGACGCGCCCGCGGAGCAGGATGCGCCCGACGAGCCGGATCCGCAGGCGGCGGCGACCGGGTTGCTGACCAGGGCACTGCGCATCGGCCTGGAGAAGGACGACGCCGACTGGCTGCACAACTCCGCGGTGAAGGCACAGATGAAACGCATGGATCCGTCGTTCAGTGAGAAGTCCCTGGGCTTCCGGTCATTCAGCGATTTCCTGCGGTCACGCTCGGAAGTCGTTGAGCTGGACGAGAGTTCGACGACACGGCTGGTGCGGCTGCGCGACGGGCAGTGA
- a CDS encoding DUF998 domain-containing protein, giving the protein MGYVRLAGVIWLLGAAVYLVCEAIAAAASDGYSYSADFISDLGVHPVMNVGAFMVHGILFLIGAFVVTRGQATIGPAAKGFVLAAAMNAIGNVLIGVFPSGSAQAHWHVFGAAMAILGGNVAVILAGVCGRAVGATPAFRRASIGFGVFGIACLAVLIIDGANGSRVLPAGLTERGAVYTIIGWELMAGVAILRRRLGDPR; this is encoded by the coding sequence GTGGGTTACGTGCGCCTGGCAGGGGTGATCTGGCTGCTTGGTGCGGCTGTCTACCTGGTCTGCGAGGCGATCGCGGCGGCCGCCTCCGACGGGTACAGCTACAGCGCCGACTTCATCAGCGACCTCGGAGTGCATCCGGTGATGAACGTCGGCGCGTTCATGGTGCACGGAATCCTTTTTCTGATCGGCGCATTCGTCGTGACCCGCGGTCAGGCGACCATAGGACCGGCAGCCAAGGGTTTCGTCCTGGCTGCCGCTATGAACGCGATCGGCAATGTGCTGATCGGCGTGTTCCCCAGCGGGTCAGCTCAGGCGCACTGGCATGTCTTCGGCGCGGCGATGGCCATACTCGGCGGCAATGTGGCGGTGATCTTGGCCGGCGTCTGCGGCCGCGCTGTCGGTGCGACGCCGGCATTCCGTCGTGCCAGCATCGGTTTCGGCGTCTTCGGTATCGCCTGCCTTGCCGTTCTGATCATCGACGGCGCCAACGGTTCTCGTGTGCTCCCGGCCGGACTGACCGAACGCGGCGCGGTGTACACGATCATCGGCTGGGAGTTGATGGCCGGTGTGGCGATCCTTCGTCGTCGGCTCGGTGACCCGCGTTAA
- a CDS encoding methylenetetrahydrofolate reductase — MTQGCPKRMDFGPCGGVRPDGQCEMRPGDCVFPEAVLWAGPVVDAPAVQPPLILTDFSCTPFDPADVESVATTLAPSCDAVLVGEHQNRPDFPPTLMSRMLLDVGATPWITLSCRDRNRIVLEQELRGLALLGVGTVFCVTGDGRGYDVRPDVTQTFDLDGPRLVALSASLGMAAAVPETPTAPPLAARPVRLVQKQRAGASVAVLNHVTSPESVERFVGAARAAGLTIPVLAAVAVFTDAVSAAVLQGLPGLELDADIVDRVLAAPNPIEAGIDAAVAEAQALLQIDGVAGVNISGSASSGGTRLGAEIKAEVGARIRAAA, encoded by the coding sequence ATGACGCAGGGTTGCCCCAAGCGGATGGATTTCGGGCCGTGCGGCGGCGTGCGGCCAGACGGGCAGTGCGAGATGCGTCCGGGTGACTGCGTGTTTCCCGAGGCGGTGCTGTGGGCAGGTCCCGTCGTCGATGCGCCGGCCGTGCAGCCGCCGCTGATACTGACCGATTTCAGCTGCACACCCTTCGACCCGGCCGACGTCGAGAGCGTCGCCACGACCCTGGCTCCGTCCTGCGACGCGGTGCTGGTGGGCGAGCACCAGAATCGGCCCGACTTTCCTCCGACGCTGATGAGCCGAATGCTGCTCGATGTCGGTGCGACCCCGTGGATCACGTTGTCGTGCCGGGACCGCAACCGCATCGTGCTGGAGCAGGAACTGCGCGGCCTCGCTCTGCTGGGTGTCGGGACGGTGTTCTGTGTGACCGGCGACGGCCGGGGATACGACGTGCGACCCGACGTCACGCAGACGTTCGACCTCGACGGACCGCGGCTCGTCGCACTGTCCGCGTCACTGGGCATGGCCGCCGCCGTACCCGAGACACCGACGGCGCCGCCGCTGGCGGCCCGCCCGGTGCGGCTGGTTCAGAAGCAGCGAGCGGGGGCGAGCGTCGCGGTCCTCAATCACGTCACCAGCCCTGAGTCGGTGGAACGTTTCGTCGGAGCAGCGCGGGCCGCCGGATTGACGATCCCCGTTCTCGCCGCGGTCGCTGTCTTCACCGATGCCGTGTCGGCCGCGGTCCTGCAGGGGCTGCCCGGCCTCGAGCTGGACGCCGACATCGTCGACCGTGTGCTTGCGGCGCCGAATCCCATCGAGGCCGGAATCGACGCCGCGGTCGCCGAAGCGCAGGCACTGCTGCAGATCGATGGTGTTGCGGGAGTGAACATCTCGGGTTCGGCGTCCTCGGGTGGCACCCGGCTGGGCGCGGAGATCAAAGCCGAAGTGGGCGCACGGATCAGGGCCGCGGCATGA
- a CDS encoding class I SAM-dependent methyltransferase: MSDAMDAEFDTVAEWTAEAAQRLGDEFILPAACRGSGSPAALDWLIDALDLQGDDVLVDSGAGVGGPAAYAVQSRRVRALLVEPEAGACRAAATLFGFPVVQASGSALPVADHAVDAAWSLGVLCTMEDQIGLLTELRRVVRPPGRVGLLVYVATRELSADEVPEGNHFPTDASLTRLFDESGFAVVARERAADLDDPPAEWDQRVDDVDGEIKRLHQHEEAWQVAEQQSDTMAELVTSGAVVATLYSLRTTN, from the coding sequence ATGAGCGACGCGATGGACGCGGAGTTCGACACTGTCGCCGAGTGGACAGCCGAGGCGGCCCAGCGACTGGGCGACGAATTCATCCTGCCCGCGGCGTGCCGGGGTAGCGGAAGTCCGGCCGCGCTGGACTGGCTCATCGATGCGCTGGACCTGCAGGGCGACGACGTCCTCGTCGACAGCGGCGCCGGAGTGGGGGGCCCCGCGGCCTATGCCGTGCAGAGCCGACGGGTACGCGCACTGCTGGTCGAGCCGGAGGCCGGGGCGTGCCGGGCGGCGGCGACACTGTTCGGGTTCCCGGTGGTTCAGGCGTCCGGATCGGCCTTGCCGGTCGCTGATCACGCCGTCGACGCCGCGTGGTCGCTGGGCGTGCTGTGCACGATGGAGGATCAGATCGGCTTGCTCACCGAACTCCGCCGGGTGGTACGACCACCGGGTCGGGTGGGTCTGCTCGTGTATGTCGCCACCAGAGAGCTCTCCGCCGATGAGGTGCCCGAGGGAAACCACTTTCCGACCGACGCCTCGCTCACGCGGTTGTTCGACGAGTCGGGTTTCGCCGTCGTCGCACGCGAGCGCGCCGCCGACCTGGACGATCCGCCCGCCGAATGGGACCAGCGCGTCGACGACGTCGACGGCGAGATCAAGCGCCTGCACCAGCACGAGGAGGCGTGGCAGGTGGCCGAACAACAATCGGACACCATGGCCGAGCTGGTCACCAGCGGCGCCGTGGTGGCAACGCTGTACAGCCTGCGAACCACGAATTAG
- a CDS encoding DUF309 domain-containing protein, whose translation MADRDRDDTGRPQSARPRDALGRPLSRGSQGVVQIPEDLDLSPAESLAYAQRLIDEGLAFYAHEVLETAWKSGPSAEKPMWQGLAQLAVGITHVQRGNVDGAAALLRRARERLDGIARPAPHAVDIAGLIDYADNLMHDLADGTVVPAERLRPTLVA comes from the coding sequence ATGGCAGACCGGGATCGCGACGACACGGGCCGCCCCCAGAGCGCACGCCCCCGCGATGCGCTGGGCCGCCCGCTGAGTCGCGGCAGCCAGGGCGTCGTGCAGATCCCCGAGGATCTCGACCTGTCGCCGGCAGAATCGCTCGCGTATGCGCAGCGTCTGATCGACGAGGGGTTGGCGTTCTACGCACACGAGGTGCTCGAAACCGCGTGGAAAAGCGGCCCATCGGCGGAGAAGCCGATGTGGCAGGGCTTGGCCCAACTTGCCGTCGGCATCACCCACGTCCAGCGCGGCAACGTCGACGGTGCCGCAGCGTTGCTGCGCCGTGCACGGGAGCGCCTTGACGGTATTGCCAGGCCCGCACCGCATGCCGTGGACATCGCGGGCTTGATCGACTACGCCGACAACCTGATGCACGATCTCGCCGACGGCACCGTTGTGCCGGCGGAACGTCTGCGTCCCACCCTCGTCGCGTGA